A single window of Streptomyces sp. NBC_00464 DNA harbors:
- a CDS encoding TetR/AcrR family transcriptional regulator, translated as MPTAPRRRNTAPPREDVLAAVMATVAERGLDGLTMAGLGREVGMSSGHLLYYFRTKDELLLQTLEWSENRLGAERRRLLSRPGTVRERLDAYIGLYLPAGHRDPHWTLWLEVWNRSRDADEDARARQAAIEGAWHRDLVALLAEGGSRGELRRVDAERYATRLRALLDGFSVHVAVGLPGTGRDQVLERVGEFIEETLAVAG; from the coding sequence GTGCCCACCGCCCCGCGCCGCCGCAACACCGCCCCGCCCCGCGAGGACGTGCTCGCCGCCGTCATGGCCACCGTGGCCGAACGCGGCCTCGACGGCCTCACGATGGCCGGGCTCGGCCGCGAGGTCGGCATGAGCAGCGGCCATCTCCTCTACTACTTCCGCACCAAGGACGAACTGCTGCTCCAGACGCTGGAGTGGAGCGAGAACCGGCTCGGGGCCGAGCGGCGCCGGCTGCTGTCCCGGCCCGGCACGGTCCGCGAGCGGCTCGACGCGTACATCGGTCTCTACCTCCCCGCCGGTCACCGCGACCCGCACTGGACGCTCTGGCTGGAGGTCTGGAACCGCTCGCGCGACGCCGACGAGGACGCGCGCGCCCGGCAGGCCGCCATCGAGGGTGCCTGGCACCGCGACCTGGTGGCGCTGCTCGCCGAGGGCGGCTCGCGCGGGGAGCTGCGCCGGGTCGACGCCGAGCGCTACGCGACCCGGCTGCGCGCCCTGCTGGACGGCTTCAGCGTCCATGTGGCCGTCGGTCTTCCCGGGACCGGGCGGGACCAAGTGCTGGAGCGTGTGGGGGAGTTCATCGAGGAGACGCTGGCCGTGGCCGGCTGA
- a CDS encoding branched-chain amino acid aminotransferase, with product MTTPTIELKPSSNPLSDAEREAILVKPGFGRYFTDHMVTIKWTDGRGWHDAQLVPYAPLSIDPANMTLHYGQEIFEGLKAYRQPDGTVATFRPEANAERFQSSARRLAMPELPVETFVAACDALVQQDAAWVPAHGGEESLYLRPFMIATEVGLGVRPSNEYLFLVIASPAGAYFPGGVKPVSIWLSEDRVRAVPGGMGDAKTGGNYAASLLAQAEAAAKGCDQVAYLDAVEHKWVEELGGMNLYFVYGNKIVTPALTGSLLAGITRDSLLRLAADLGYEPEESRVSIDQWRDDTANGTLTEVFACGTAAVITPVGTVKSAGGEWTQGDGTPGPVTLKLRERLLDIQRGTAEDTHGWMHPLG from the coding sequence ATGACGACGCCCACGATCGAGCTCAAGCCCTCCTCGAACCCGCTGTCCGACGCGGAGCGCGAGGCGATCCTGGTCAAGCCCGGATTCGGCCGCTACTTCACCGACCACATGGTGACGATCAAGTGGACCGACGGCCGCGGCTGGCACGACGCCCAGCTCGTCCCGTACGCGCCGCTGTCGATCGACCCGGCCAACATGACGCTGCACTACGGGCAGGAGATCTTCGAGGGACTCAAGGCCTACCGTCAGCCCGACGGTACGGTCGCCACCTTCCGCCCCGAGGCCAACGCCGAGCGTTTTCAGTCGTCCGCGCGCCGGCTGGCGATGCCGGAGCTGCCCGTCGAGACGTTCGTCGCGGCCTGTGACGCGCTTGTCCAGCAGGACGCGGCCTGGGTCCCGGCCCACGGCGGCGAGGAGTCGCTCTACCTGCGCCCGTTCATGATCGCGACCGAGGTCGGGCTCGGGGTGCGGCCGTCCAACGAGTACCTCTTCCTGGTGATCGCCTCGCCGGCCGGCGCCTACTTCCCCGGCGGCGTGAAGCCCGTCTCCATCTGGCTCTCCGAGGACCGCGTCCGCGCCGTCCCCGGAGGCATGGGCGACGCCAAGACGGGCGGCAACTACGCCGCGTCCCTCCTCGCCCAGGCGGAGGCCGCGGCCAAGGGCTGCGACCAGGTCGCCTACCTCGACGCCGTCGAGCACAAGTGGGTCGAGGAGCTCGGTGGAATGAACCTGTACTTCGTGTACGGGAACAAGATCGTCACCCCGGCGCTGACCGGTTCCCTGCTCGCGGGCATCACCCGTGACTCGCTGCTCAGGCTCGCCGCGGACCTCGGCTACGAGCCCGAGGAGAGCCGCGTCTCGATCGACCAGTGGCGCGACGACACGGCGAACGGCACCCTCACCGAGGTCTTCGCCTGCGGCACCGCCGCCGTCATCACCCCCGTCGGCACCGTGAAGAGCGCGGGCGGTGAGTGGACCCAGGGCGACGGCACGCCCGGCCCGGTCACCCTCAAGCTGCGCGAGCGCCTGCTGGACATCCAGCGCGGCACCGCCGAGGACACCCACGGCTGGATGCACCCGCTCGGCTAG
- a CDS encoding ricin-type beta-trefoil lectin domain protein, with translation MIRSGRAARALLAAVLATAGLTGLSSGTAQAAGETVNIALTTTDDSGGRHVTRGLEAQTPVAFGAGNGGGGTNITVDENTRYQTFTGGGASFTDTAAYLMRSSGALSQATRDATMKKLFSPTEGIGLSFVRNPMGGSDLARYGYTYDDVPAGQSDPSLANFSIAHDLEDVLPLTKQARQLNPALTTVASPWTAPAWMKDNGQLNGGWLKAENYGAYADYFVKYLQAYRDQGVPVDYVTAQNEPTCCSGYPSMSWNGSGLAYFTKSELLPKLASAGLATKVLAHDWNWDTYDAYAAATVDDAAVRNHPNFGGVAWHGYGGDIAKQTTVHNQYPTMDAFQTEHSGGTWIADQQREDMMNIIDYTRNWAKSVTKWSLAVDQNRGPHNGGCGTCDGLITVHNGDGRSGQVDYNIEYYTMGHLTKFVRPGASRISSTAGSTVPNVAWRNPDGSKALIAYNGGGSAQQLTVNWGGSTFTYSLPARTSATFTWAGTQSGSESASGALSGPGGKCLDATGNTGADGTPVQLWDCTGAANQRWTVQGDGSIRTLGACLDVTSGSTANGAKVQLYTCNGSAAQRWTYNASTGDVVNTAADKCLDVTDQSTANGARTQIWTCTGAANQKWHLG, from the coding sequence ATGATCCGATCAGGAAGGGCGGCGAGGGCGCTGCTCGCCGCAGTGCTCGCCACCGCCGGTCTCACCGGGCTCTCCTCCGGTACCGCACAGGCCGCGGGCGAGACGGTGAACATCGCCCTGACCACCACCGATGACTCCGGCGGCCGTCATGTCACCCGGGGCCTGGAGGCCCAGACCCCGGTCGCGTTCGGGGCCGGGAACGGGGGCGGCGGTACGAACATCACGGTCGACGAGAACACCCGCTACCAGACCTTCACCGGCGGCGGCGCCTCGTTCACCGACACCGCCGCGTACCTGATGAGGAGCAGCGGGGCGCTGAGCCAGGCGACCCGGGACGCCACGATGAAGAAGCTGTTCTCCCCCACGGAGGGCATCGGGCTGTCGTTCGTACGCAATCCGATGGGCGGTTCGGACCTGGCGCGGTACGGCTACACCTACGACGACGTGCCTGCCGGGCAGAGCGACCCGTCGCTCGCGAACTTCTCGATCGCACACGATCTGGAGGACGTGCTGCCGCTGACGAAACAGGCCAGGCAGCTCAACCCGGCGCTGACGACGGTGGCTTCCCCGTGGACTGCGCCGGCCTGGATGAAGGACAACGGGCAGCTGAACGGCGGCTGGCTGAAGGCGGAGAACTACGGCGCCTACGCCGACTACTTCGTGAAGTACCTCCAGGCCTACCGGGACCAGGGCGTTCCGGTCGACTACGTCACCGCGCAGAACGAGCCGACGTGCTGTTCGGGCTATCCGTCGATGAGCTGGAACGGCTCCGGTCTCGCCTACTTCACCAAGAGCGAGCTGCTGCCGAAGCTGGCCTCCGCCGGCCTGGCCACCAAGGTGCTGGCGCACGACTGGAACTGGGACACCTACGACGCGTACGCCGCGGCCACCGTGGACGACGCGGCCGTGCGCAACCACCCCAACTTCGGCGGGGTGGCCTGGCACGGGTACGGCGGTGACATCGCCAAGCAGACGACGGTGCACAACCAGTACCCGACGATGGACGCGTTCCAGACCGAGCACTCGGGCGGCACCTGGATCGCCGACCAGCAGCGCGAAGACATGATGAACATCATCGATTACACCCGCAACTGGGCGAAGTCGGTGACCAAGTGGTCCCTGGCGGTCGACCAGAACCGCGGCCCGCACAACGGCGGCTGCGGCACCTGCGACGGGCTGATCACCGTGCACAACGGGGACGGCAGGAGTGGACAGGTCGACTACAACATCGAGTACTACACGATGGGTCACCTGACCAAGTTCGTCCGCCCCGGCGCCTCCCGGATCTCCTCCACGGCCGGCTCCACCGTGCCCAATGTCGCCTGGCGCAACCCGGACGGATCGAAGGCGCTGATCGCGTACAACGGCGGCGGCTCGGCCCAGCAGCTGACGGTCAACTGGGGCGGCAGCACGTTCACTTACTCGCTGCCCGCCCGCACGTCGGCGACCTTCACCTGGGCGGGCACGCAGTCGGGATCGGAGTCCGCATCGGGCGCCCTGTCCGGCCCCGGCGGCAAGTGCCTCGACGCGACGGGCAACACCGGCGCCGACGGCACACCCGTCCAGCTCTGGGACTGCACCGGGGCCGCCAACCAGCGCTGGACGGTGCAGGGCGACGGCTCCATCCGTACGCTCGGCGCCTGCCTGGACGTGACCTCGGGCTCGACGGCGAACGGCGCGAAGGTCCAGCTGTACACCTGCAACGGCTCCGCGGCGCAGCGCTGGACGTACAACGCTTCAACGGGCGACGTCGTCAACACGGCCGCGGACAAGTGCCTGGACGTGACCGACCAGTCGACGGCGAACGGGGCCCGCACCCAGATCTGGACGTGCACGGGGGCGGCCAACCAGAAGTGGCACCTCGGGTAG
- the cimA gene encoding citramalate synthase, which yields MTTKAKPTDDSFHVFDTTLRDGAQREGINLTVADKLTIARHLDDFGVGFIEGGWPGANPRDTEFFARAQQEIEFRNAELVAFGATRRAGGKAAEDPQVKALLESGAPVITLVAKSHDRHVELALRTTLEENLEMVRDTVSHLVAQGRRVFVDCEHFFDGYRANPEYAKAVVKAASGAGADVVILCDTNGGMLPAQVQAVVSTVLADTGARLGIHAQDDTGCAVANTLAAVDAGATHVQCTANGYGERVGNANLFPVVAALELKYGKTVLPEGALADMTRISHAIAEVVNLTPSTHQPYVGVSAFAHKAGLHASAIKVDPDLYQHIDPSLVGNTMRMLVSDMAGRASIELKSQELGVDLGGDRELVGRVVERVKERELRGYTYEAADASFELLLRAEAEGRVRRYFRIESWRAIVEDRPDGTHANEATVKLWAKGERIVATAEGNGPVNALDRALRVALERIYPQLAKLELVDYKVRILEGRTGTDSTTRVLITTGDGSADWSTVGVAENIIAASWQALEDAYTFGLLRAGIEPTE from the coding sequence ATGACCACCAAGGCCAAGCCCACCGACGACAGTTTCCATGTCTTCGACACCACGCTGCGCGACGGTGCCCAGCGTGAAGGCATCAACCTGACGGTCGCGGACAAGCTGACCATCGCCCGGCACCTGGACGATTTCGGCGTCGGTTTCATCGAGGGCGGCTGGCCGGGAGCCAATCCCCGCGACACCGAGTTCTTCGCGCGCGCCCAGCAGGAGATCGAGTTCCGGAACGCCGAGCTGGTCGCCTTCGGCGCCACCCGCAGGGCGGGCGGCAAGGCGGCCGAGGACCCGCAGGTCAAGGCGCTGCTGGAGTCGGGCGCCCCGGTGATCACCCTGGTTGCCAAGTCGCACGACCGCCACGTGGAGCTCGCCCTGCGCACCACGCTGGAGGAGAACCTGGAGATGGTGCGCGACACCGTCTCCCACCTGGTCGCCCAGGGACGCAGGGTCTTCGTCGACTGCGAGCACTTCTTCGACGGATACCGCGCCAACCCCGAGTACGCCAAGGCCGTCGTCAAGGCCGCGTCCGGGGCCGGCGCCGACGTCGTCATCCTCTGCGACACCAACGGCGGGATGCTCCCCGCCCAGGTCCAGGCCGTCGTCTCCACCGTCCTCGCCGACACCGGCGCCCGCCTCGGCATCCACGCCCAGGACGACACCGGCTGCGCCGTCGCCAACACCCTGGCCGCCGTCGACGCCGGCGCCACGCACGTCCAGTGCACCGCCAACGGCTACGGCGAGCGGGTCGGCAACGCCAACCTCTTCCCCGTCGTCGCCGCACTGGAGCTCAAGTACGGCAAGACCGTCCTGCCCGAGGGCGCGCTCGCCGACATGACCCGCATCTCGCACGCCATCGCCGAGGTCGTCAACCTCACGCCCTCCACCCACCAGCCCTACGTCGGCGTCTCGGCGTTCGCGCACAAGGCCGGGCTGCACGCCTCCGCGATCAAGGTCGACCCGGACCTGTACCAGCACATCGACCCGTCGCTGGTCGGCAACACCATGCGGATGCTCGTCTCCGACATGGCGGGCCGCGCCTCCATCGAGCTCAAGAGCCAGGAGCTGGGCGTCGACCTCGGGGGCGACCGCGAGCTCGTCGGCCGGGTCGTCGAGCGGGTCAAGGAGCGCGAGCTCAGGGGCTACACCTACGAGGCGGCCGACGCCTCCTTCGAACTGCTGCTGCGCGCCGAGGCCGAGGGCCGGGTACGCCGGTACTTCCGCATCGAGTCCTGGCGCGCGATCGTCGAGGACCGCCCCGACGGCACGCACGCCAACGAGGCGACCGTGAAGCTGTGGGCCAAGGGCGAGCGCATCGTCGCCACCGCCGAGGGTAACGGCCCGGTCAACGCGCTCGACCGGGCACTGCGCGTCGCCCTGGAACGGATCTACCCGCAGCTCGCCAAGCTGGAGCTGGTGGACTACAAGGTCCGCATCCTGGAGGGCCGCACCGGCACCGACTCCACCACCCGCGTCCTGATCACGACCGGTGACGGCTCCGCCGACTGGTCGACCGTGGGCGTAGCCGAGAACATCATCGCCGCGTCCTGGCAGGCCCTGGAGGACGCGTACACCTTCGGGCTGCTGCGCGCCGGCATCGAGCCGACGGAGTAG
- a CDS encoding MFS transporter — protein MGREQWKKIWVGSAGNMVEWFDWFVYATFAVYFADSFFPEGNETANLMNTMGIFAVGFFMRPVGGWLLGRIGDRKGRKAALTLTVTLMSASAVLIAIAPTYDVAGYGGVAVLMVARLLQGLSVGGEYAASATYLTEASAPEKRGFASSFQYVSMTAGQLVGLGLQIFLQRNMSEEALHSWGWRIPFVVGALGAGIVFYLRRSMLETEVYADSGAAEQQDRGTLKVLWQHRREAFLVMALTMGGTVAYYTYTTYLTKFLSKSAGMEKSTASLVSFCALFVFMCIQPLAGMLSDRIGRRPLLITFAVGSTFLTVPIMTMLKHADTFWPALGLALLALVVITGYTSINACVKAELFPTNIRALGVGLSYAVANALFGGTAEYVALWFKNAGAESGFYWYVAGCAAVSLVVYLTMRETRDIDLNRVAARRAGEKAQPAGATSVTPAS, from the coding sequence ATGGGACGAGAGCAGTGGAAGAAAATCTGGGTCGGCTCCGCCGGCAACATGGTCGAGTGGTTCGACTGGTTCGTGTACGCGACCTTCGCGGTGTACTTCGCGGACTCGTTCTTCCCCGAAGGCAACGAGACCGCCAACCTCATGAACACCATGGGCATCTTCGCCGTCGGCTTCTTCATGCGGCCGGTCGGCGGCTGGCTGCTCGGCCGGATCGGTGACCGCAAGGGCCGCAAGGCCGCGCTCACCCTGACCGTCACCCTCATGTCGGCCTCCGCGGTCCTCATCGCGATCGCGCCGACCTACGACGTCGCCGGATACGGCGGCGTCGCCGTACTGATGGTCGCCCGGCTGCTCCAGGGGCTGTCCGTCGGCGGCGAGTACGCGGCCAGCGCCACGTACCTCACCGAGGCCTCCGCCCCCGAGAAGCGCGGCTTCGCCTCCAGCTTCCAGTACGTGTCCATGACCGCCGGACAGCTCGTCGGTCTCGGCCTCCAGATCTTCCTGCAGCGCAACATGTCGGAGGAGGCGCTGCACAGCTGGGGCTGGCGCATCCCGTTCGTCGTCGGCGCGCTCGGCGCGGGCATCGTCTTCTACCTGCGCCGCTCCATGCTGGAGACCGAGGTGTACGCCGACTCCGGCGCCGCCGAACAGCAGGACCGGGGCACGCTGAAGGTGCTGTGGCAGCACCGGCGCGAGGCGTTCCTGGTGATGGCCCTGACGATGGGCGGCACCGTCGCCTACTACACGTACACGACCTACCTCACGAAGTTCCTCTCCAAGAGCGCCGGCATGGAGAAGTCCACCGCCTCGCTCGTCAGCTTCTGCGCGTTGTTCGTCTTCATGTGCATCCAGCCGCTGGCCGGAATGCTGTCCGACCGGATCGGCCGCCGCCCGCTGCTGATCACCTTCGCCGTCGGCTCGACCTTCCTGACCGTGCCGATCATGACGATGCTCAAGCACGCCGACACCTTCTGGCCCGCACTCGGCCTGGCGCTGCTCGCCCTGGTCGTGATCACCGGCTACACCTCCATCAACGCCTGCGTGAAGGCCGAGCTCTTCCCGACCAACATCCGCGCCCTGGGCGTCGGTCTCTCGTACGCCGTCGCCAACGCGCTCTTCGGCGGCACCGCCGAATACGTGGCGCTGTGGTTCAAGAACGCCGGCGCGGAGTCCGGCTTCTACTGGTACGTGGCCGGCTGCGCCGCCGTCTCCCTGGTCGTCTATCTGACGATGCGCGAGACCCGTGACATCGATCTGAACCGGGTCGCCGCACGGCGGGCGGGGGAGAAGGCACAGCCCGCCGGAGCGACGAGCGTCACGCCCGCATCCTGA
- the ureA gene encoding urease subunit gamma, with amino-acid sequence MRLTPTERDRLLLFGAAELARARRARGLRLNVPEATALIADTVCEAARDGRRLAEAIEAARGVLGPDDVLPGVADIVTEVHVEAVFDDGSRLAVVSRPLGAGLGDEAPGAVVPGPAAPQPEPSVRLAVRNTATVPVSVTSHFHFFEANPRLDFDRASAYGMRLCVPAGSSVRFGPGERVEVGLVPIGGDRVAIGFAGLVDGPLDAPGARDEALRRAAACGYLGAGR; translated from the coding sequence GTGCGACTGACCCCGACCGAACGCGACCGGCTGCTGCTCTTCGGTGCCGCCGAGCTGGCCCGCGCCCGCCGGGCCCGCGGGCTGAGGCTCAACGTCCCCGAGGCCACCGCCCTGATCGCGGACACCGTCTGCGAGGCCGCCCGCGACGGCCGCCGGCTCGCCGAGGCGATCGAGGCCGCACGCGGGGTGCTGGGCCCGGACGACGTGCTGCCCGGGGTCGCGGACATCGTCACCGAGGTCCATGTGGAGGCCGTCTTCGACGACGGTTCGCGGCTCGCCGTGGTCTCCCGCCCCCTGGGCGCCGGCCTCGGCGACGAGGCGCCGGGCGCGGTCGTGCCAGGACCCGCGGCTCCGCAGCCGGAGCCCTCCGTGCGCCTCGCCGTCCGCAACACCGCGACCGTCCCGGTCTCCGTCACCTCGCACTTCCACTTCTTCGAGGCCAATCCGCGGCTCGACTTCGACCGGGCGTCGGCGTACGGGATGCGGCTCTGCGTGCCCGCGGGGTCCTCGGTCCGCTTCGGGCCGGGGGAGCGCGTCGAGGTGGGCCTGGTGCCCATCGGCGGCGACCGTGTCGCGATCGGGTTCGCCGGGCTGGTCGACGGACCCCTCGACGCACCGGGCGCCCGCGATGAGGCGCTGCGGCGCGCCGCGGCCTGCGGCTACCTGGGGGCAGGGCGATGA
- a CDS encoding agmatine deiminase family protein produces MPPEWAPHERTWMAWPGPNPTFASTAELEEARRAWAAVAHAVRRFEPVTMVVGPGQEDSARALLGPDVELAVRPLDDAWMRDIGPTFVTDGRELAAVDWTFNGWGAQGWARWERDRHIARSVAELAGVPVHSSPLVNEGGAIHVDGEGTVLLTETVQLGQERNPGRSREEVEAEIHARLGTEKAIWLPRGLSGDYGTYGTLGHVDIVAAFARPGTVVAHVQPDPAHPDHEVTRETVRILRAATDAKGRPLEVVEVLAPTVLRAGGEWVDYSYINHYLCNGGVVLCAFGDPRDELAAGIFRRLFPGRTVTLVDARAIFAGGGGIHCITQQQPKV; encoded by the coding sequence ATGCCGCCCGAATGGGCCCCGCACGAACGCACCTGGATGGCCTGGCCGGGCCCCAACCCCACCTTCGCCTCCACCGCCGAACTCGAAGAGGCCCGCCGCGCCTGGGCCGCCGTCGCCCACGCCGTCCGCCGCTTCGAACCCGTCACGATGGTCGTCGGCCCCGGCCAGGAGGACAGCGCCCGCGCCCTGCTCGGCCCGGACGTCGAGCTGGCGGTGCGCCCGCTCGACGATGCCTGGATGCGCGACATCGGCCCCACCTTCGTCACCGACGGCCGCGAACTGGCCGCCGTCGACTGGACGTTCAACGGATGGGGCGCCCAGGGCTGGGCCCGCTGGGAGCGCGACCGGCACATCGCGCGCTCCGTCGCCGAGCTCGCCGGCGTCCCCGTGCACAGCTCGCCCCTGGTCAACGAGGGCGGCGCCATCCATGTCGACGGCGAGGGCACCGTCCTGCTCACGGAGACCGTCCAGCTCGGCCAGGAACGCAACCCCGGCCGGAGCCGCGAGGAGGTCGAGGCCGAGATCCATGCCCGCCTGGGAACCGAGAAGGCCATCTGGCTGCCCCGGGGCCTGTCCGGCGACTACGGCACGTACGGCACACTCGGCCATGTCGACATCGTCGCCGCCTTCGCCCGCCCCGGCACCGTCGTCGCCCACGTCCAGCCGGACCCGGCCCACCCCGACCACGAGGTCACCCGGGAGACCGTCCGCATCCTGCGCGCCGCCACCGACGCGAAGGGGCGGCCGCTGGAGGTGGTGGAGGTCCTGGCGCCCACCGTGCTGCGGGCCGGCGGCGAGTGGGTCGACTACTCCTACATCAACCACTACCTCTGCAACGGCGGCGTCGTCCTGTGCGCCTTCGGCGACCCGCGCGACGAGCTCGCCGCCGGGATTTTCCGCCGGCTCTTCCCGGGCCGTACGGTGACACTCGTCGACGCCCGTGCCATCTTCGCCGGGGGCGGCGGCATCCACTGCATCACCCAGCAGCAGCCGAAGGTCTGA
- a CDS encoding urease subunit alpha, with amino-acid sequence MSIDPYEYASVHGPRAGDRVRLGDSGLTVRVESDAQKPGDEFLAGFGKTARDGLHLKAAAVRETCDVVISNVLVIDAVQGIRKVSIGIREGRISSIGRAGNPDTLDGVDVVVGTGTSIVSGEGMIATAGAVDTHVHLLSPRIMEASLASGVTTVIGQEFGPVWGVGVNSPWALRHAFNAFDAWPVNIGFLGRGSSSHEAPLVEALAEGGASGFKVHEDMGAHTRALDTALRVAEEYDVQVALHSDGLNECLSVEDTLRVLEGRTIHAFHIEGCGGGHVPNVLKMAGVPNVIGSSTNPTLPFGRDAVAEHYGMIVSVHDLKTDLPGDAAMARDRIRAGTMGAEDVLHDLGAIGITSSDAQGMGRAGETVRRTFAMAGKMKAELGPLEGDGPGDDNARVLRYMAKLTINPAIAHGLAHEIGSIETGKLADIVLWRPEFFGAKPQLVLKSGFPAYGVTGDPNAATDTCEPLVLGPQFGAYGATAADLSVAFVSQAATQLGADAMPTRRRRVGVRGTRGIGPADLLLNSRTGTVDVDGRSGLVTLDGDPLSSEPADSVSLNRLYFL; translated from the coding sequence ATGAGCATCGACCCGTACGAGTACGCCTCCGTGCACGGACCGCGCGCCGGTGACCGGGTCAGGCTCGGCGACTCCGGGCTGACCGTCAGGGTCGAGTCCGACGCCCAGAAGCCCGGCGACGAGTTCCTCGCCGGATTCGGCAAGACCGCCCGCGACGGCCTCCACCTCAAGGCCGCCGCCGTCCGGGAGACCTGCGATGTCGTGATCAGCAACGTGCTGGTCATCGACGCCGTGCAGGGCATCCGGAAGGTGTCCATCGGCATCCGCGAGGGCCGGATCTCCTCGATCGGCCGGGCCGGGAACCCCGACACCCTCGACGGGGTGGACGTCGTCGTCGGCACGGGCACGTCCATCGTGTCCGGCGAGGGCATGATCGCCACGGCCGGTGCCGTCGACACCCATGTCCATCTGCTCTCGCCGCGCATCATGGAGGCCTCGCTCGCCTCCGGTGTCACCACGGTCATCGGCCAGGAGTTCGGCCCGGTCTGGGGCGTCGGCGTCAACTCGCCGTGGGCCCTGCGCCACGCCTTCAACGCCTTCGACGCCTGGCCGGTCAACATCGGCTTCCTGGGCCGCGGTTCCTCCTCGCACGAGGCGCCGCTCGTCGAGGCGCTCGCCGAGGGCGGGGCCTCGGGCTTCAAGGTCCACGAGGACATGGGCGCCCACACCCGCGCCCTGGACACCGCGCTGCGCGTCGCCGAGGAGTACGACGTGCAGGTGGCCCTGCACAGCGACGGGCTGAACGAGTGCCTGTCGGTCGAGGACACCCTGCGCGTCCTGGAGGGGCGCACCATCCACGCCTTCCACATCGAGGGCTGCGGCGGCGGGCACGTCCCCAACGTCCTGAAGATGGCGGGCGTGCCGAACGTCATCGGCTCCTCCACCAACCCCACGCTGCCCTTCGGCCGGGACGCGGTCGCCGAGCACTACGGGATGATCGTCTCCGTTCACGACCTGAAGACGGACCTGCCGGGCGACGCCGCCATGGCCCGCGACCGGATCAGGGCCGGCACGATGGGCGCCGAGGACGTGCTGCACGACCTGGGAGCCATCGGGATCACCTCGTCCGACGCCCAGGGCATGGGCCGGGCCGGCGAGACCGTCCGCCGCACCTTCGCCATGGCCGGGAAGATGAAGGCCGAACTCGGCCCGCTGGAGGGCGACGGGCCGGGCGACGACAACGCCCGGGTGCTGCGCTACATGGCCAAGCTCACCATCAACCCGGCCATCGCCCATGGCCTCGCGCACGAGATCGGCTCCATCGAGACCGGGAAGCTCGCCGACATCGTGTTGTGGCGGCCCGAGTTCTTCGGCGCGAAACCGCAGCTCGTCCTGAAGTCGGGCTTCCCCGCCTACGGCGTCACCGGCGACCCCAACGCCGCCACCGACACCTGCGAACCCCTCGTCCTGGGACCGCAGTTCGGTGCGTACGGGGCGACCGCCGCCGATCTCTCGGTCGCCTTCGTCTCGCAGGCCGCCACCCAGCTGGGCGCGGACGCCATGCCGACCCGCAGACGCCGTGTCGGCGTCCGGGGCACCCGGGGCATCGGTCCTGCCGACCTGCTCCTCAACTCCCGTACCGGAACGGTCGACGTGGACGGACGCAGCGGTCTCGTCACCCTGGACGGCGACCCGCTCAGCTCCGAACCCGCCGACTCGGTCTCCCTCAACCGGCTCTACTTCCTGTAA